One Urocitellus parryii isolate mUroPar1 chromosome 9, mUroPar1.hap1, whole genome shotgun sequence DNA segment encodes these proteins:
- the LOC144256903 gene encoding uncharacterized protein LOC144256903, translating into MSAYYRNNSLNGDTEHPDYSRSQGHTREHLKTQDYPDFSGPWDNPDYPSTRRNPFSAGSRTNPDYPSSLAEPDYFGSPSKPDYPGARNNPYSEDSRTSPDYHGSLPEPDYIESQSHPYHPGSSREPDYPGSQRNPEFASSRSSGNYPGSRVNPGYLGSLANPDYPGAQDNSNHSGPRANSNHPGSRWNQEPAGSRINSYIDDPGEPDYPGAETQTNFPHIWGEPDYPSAEDYRNSPNIFGEPDYPGAESVHDYGLSETREMTRR; encoded by the coding sequence ATGTCAGCCTACTACAGGAATAACAGCCTCAACGGCGACACAGAGCACCCTGACTATTCAAGGTCTCAAGGCCATACTCGAGAGCATTTAAAAACTCAGGATTATCCAGATTTCTCAGGTCCTTGGGACAATCCAGACTATCCCAGCACCAGGAGAAATCCATTCTCTGCAGGCTCCAGAACAAATCCAGACTATCCTTCGTCTTTAGCAGAACCAGATTATTTTGGATCTCCAAGTAAACCAGATTATCCTGGTGCCAGGAACAATCCCTATTCTGAAGATTCCAGAACAAGTCCAGACTATCACGGATCTCTGCCAGAACCAGATTATATTGAATCTCAGAGCCATCCATACCATCCAGGCTCCTCCAGAGAACCAGATTACCCTGGATCTCAAAGAAATCCTGAATTTGCAAGTTCCAGAAGTAGTGGAAACTACCCAGGTTCCAGGGTAAACCCAGGTTATTTGGGATCCCTGGCAAATCCTGACTACCCGGGAGCACAGGACAACTCTAACCATTCTGGCCCCAGAGCCAATTCCAACCATCCAGGCTCAAGATGGAATCAAGAACCTGCTGGTTCCAGAATCAATTCATATATAGACGACCCGGGAGAGCCTGATTATccaggtgctgagactcaaactaACTTTCCACACATTTGGGGGGAACCAGACTATCCCAGTGCTGAGGATTATCGGAATTCTCCAAACATTTTTGGGGAACCTGACTACCCAGGAGCCGAGAGTGTTCATGATTATGGCCTTTCTGAGACCCGGGAAATGACCAGGAGGTAA